The following coding sequences are from one Oryzisolibacter sp. LB2S window:
- a CDS encoding tripartite tricarboxylate transporter substrate-binding protein, which produces MNHPFKLTLATAAILAAFCASAQTFPAAGKSVTIVVPFSAGGPTDRVARDLAEALRKPLGGATVVIDNAAGAGSTIGVAKVARAQPDGYTLLLTHIGMATIPSLYRKLSFNVLNDFEYLGIVNDVPMTIISRPTLEAKNFKELSAWISQNKEKVNLGHSGLGSAGHLCGLMFQSALQSHMTPVAYKGAAPAITDLIGGQIDLMCDQTTNTTSQIEGKKVKAFAVTTAQRLTMPALKDLPTLQESGLKDFSVSVWHGLYAPKGTPVAVLTRINEALQVAVKDPDFIKKQEGLGAVVVADKRVLPAEHKKFVQSEIDKWGAVIKAANAYAD; this is translated from the coding sequence ATGAACCACCCCTTCAAGCTCACACTGGCCACCGCCGCCATCCTGGCCGCGTTCTGCGCATCGGCCCAGACCTTCCCGGCCGCAGGCAAGTCCGTCACCATCGTCGTGCCGTTCTCGGCCGGTGGCCCCACCGACCGCGTGGCACGTGACCTGGCCGAGGCCCTGCGCAAGCCCCTGGGCGGCGCCACCGTCGTCATCGACAACGCCGCCGGCGCCGGCAGCACCATCGGCGTGGCCAAGGTCGCGCGCGCCCAGCCCGATGGCTACACCCTGCTGCTGACGCACATCGGCATGGCCACCATCCCCTCGCTGTACCGCAAGCTGTCGTTCAACGTGCTGAACGACTTCGAGTACCTGGGCATCGTCAACGATGTGCCCATGACCATCATCTCGCGCCCGACCCTGGAGGCGAAGAACTTCAAGGAGCTGTCGGCCTGGATCTCCCAGAACAAGGAGAAGGTCAACCTGGGCCATTCGGGCCTGGGCTCGGCCGGCCATCTGTGCGGCCTGATGTTCCAGAGCGCGCTGCAGTCGCACATGACGCCCGTGGCCTACAAGGGCGCTGCGCCGGCCATCACCGACCTGATCGGCGGCCAGATCGACCTGATGTGCGACCAGACGACCAACACCACGTCGCAGATCGAGGGCAAGAAGGTCAAGGCCTTTGCCGTCACCACCGCCCAGCGCCTGACCATGCCCGCGCTCAAGGATCTGCCGACGCTGCAGGAGAGCGGCCTCAAGGACTTCAGCGTCTCGGTCTGGCATGGCCTGTACGCGCCCAAGGGGACGCCCGTAGCGGTGCTCACGCGCATCAACGAGGCCCTGCAGGTGGCCGTCAAGGACCCCGATTTCATCAAGAAGCAGGAAGGCCTGGGCGCCGTCGTCGTGGCCGACAAGCGCGTACTGCCGGCCGAACACAAGAAGTTCGTGCAGTCCGAGATCGACAAGTGGGGCGCCGTGATCAAGGCCGCCAACGCCTACGCAGACTGA
- a CDS encoding aminopeptidase has translation MPRSIRTDILLHPLLLAAALLLAGCAQPGYYWQSLRGHLAILQAARPVQDWTGEPGTPEPLRARLALAQKARDFAVSELALPDNASYRRYARLERKAAVWNVVAAGPYSLELYRWCFPIAGCIGYRGYFDEAEARAEGRRLAATGLEVSVYGVPAYSTLGYSNWLGGDPLLSTFIAWPEGDFVRLLFHELAHQQVYAAGDTAFNESYATAVERLGVRRWLNVHGTPAARAQFEASERHRAQFRALTQATRARLAQIYASNMATAPDQQAKAAMKSEAMQRFRDAYAALRTRWLAEHMPPSRLAALDLWVREANNASFAAQGAYDDLVPAFVALFEREGRDWPRFHAAVRALAEQAQSERAAALQALLPAPAAGSSG, from the coding sequence ATGCCACGCTCGATCCGTACTGACATCCTGCTTCACCCCCTGCTGCTAGCCGCCGCGCTGCTGCTTGCCGGCTGCGCGCAGCCGGGCTATTACTGGCAGTCGCTGCGCGGGCATCTGGCCATCCTGCAGGCGGCGCGCCCGGTGCAGGACTGGACCGGCGAGCCGGGCACCCCCGAGCCGCTGCGCGCGCGCCTGGCGCTGGCGCAGAAGGCGCGCGACTTCGCCGTGAGCGAGCTCGCCCTGCCCGACAACGCCAGCTACCGCCGCTACGCGCGCCTGGAGCGCAAGGCCGCCGTATGGAACGTGGTGGCGGCCGGGCCCTATTCGCTCGAGCTCTACCGCTGGTGCTTTCCGATCGCGGGCTGCATCGGCTACCGCGGCTACTTCGACGAGGCCGAGGCGCGCGCCGAGGGCCGGCGCCTGGCCGCCACGGGCCTGGAGGTGAGCGTCTACGGCGTGCCCGCCTACTCGACGCTGGGCTACAGCAACTGGCTCGGCGGCGACCCGCTGCTGTCGACCTTCATCGCCTGGCCCGAGGGCGACTTCGTGCGCCTGCTGTTTCACGAGCTCGCGCACCAGCAGGTCTATGCCGCGGGCGACACGGCCTTCAACGAGTCCTACGCCACGGCCGTGGAGCGCCTGGGCGTGCGCCGCTGGCTCAACGTGCACGGCACGCCCGCGGCGCGCGCGCAGTTCGAGGCCAGCGAGCGCCACCGCGCGCAGTTTCGCGCCCTCACGCAGGCCACGCGTGCGCGGCTGGCACAGATTTATGCATCAAATATGGCCACAGCGCCGGACCAACAAGCGAAAGCAGCTATGAAATCAGAAGCAATGCAGCGCTTTCGCGACGCCTACGCCGCGCTGCGCACGCGCTGGCTGGCCGAGCACATGCCGCCCTCAAGGCTCGCGGCCCTGGACCTGTGGGTGCGCGAGGCCAACAACGCCAGCTTTGCCGCCCAGGGCGCCTATGACGATCTGGTGCCGGCCTTTGTGGCCCTGTTCGAGCGCGAGGGCCGCGACTGGCCGCGTTTTCATGCGGCCGTGCGCGCGCTGGCCGAACAGGCGCAGTCCGAGCGCGCGGCCGCGCTGCAGGCGCTGCTGCCCGCGCCCGCGGCGGGCAGCAGCGGGTAA
- a CDS encoding tripartite tricarboxylate transporter substrate binding protein gives MLSRRGLLRAICLSVYWSSEVVPRAVAQQAWPCQAVRLLVAYPPGGVSDMMARVLAEQLSATWGVQVRVENRPGASGTLALRSLLRSAPDGHTLAFAAVTAVALLDEAWNDTPRLSVVPVAGVMRTPMLLVGTPALKASTFAEMLVEARQVPGGLRWATTGTGTTGHSVLQRIASATGIRFVHVPYKGGGQQITDALGGHFELLSTNVASRQLEALHRRKLRALAVGAPQRLPVLPQVPTFAELGYAQANLDSLFGLFAPPHTPESLVERVHDGVAHALREPSIREKLLAANNQPFDGSVVDFSREVLQKAER, from the coding sequence ATGCTGTCGCGTCGTGGCTTGCTTCGGGCCATCTGCCTTTCTGTCTATTGGTCATCGGAGGTTGTGCCGCGTGCAGTGGCGCAGCAGGCCTGGCCTTGTCAGGCCGTCAGGCTGCTGGTGGCTTACCCGCCCGGTGGTGTGAGCGACATGATGGCCCGGGTACTGGCGGAACAATTGTCTGCCACATGGGGGGTGCAAGTTCGTGTGGAGAACAGGCCCGGAGCCAGTGGCACCCTTGCCTTGCGTTCGCTGTTACGCAGTGCGCCCGATGGGCACACCCTGGCTTTTGCCGCGGTGACTGCTGTGGCATTGCTGGACGAGGCTTGGAACGATACGCCGCGGCTGAGCGTCGTACCCGTGGCTGGAGTGATGCGCACGCCTATGTTGCTGGTAGGCACACCAGCGCTGAAGGCAAGCACCTTTGCGGAGATGTTGGTCGAGGCACGACAGGTCCCCGGAGGTCTGCGCTGGGCAACGACAGGGACGGGGACGACGGGTCACTCGGTGTTGCAACGCATTGCCAGTGCCACGGGAATACGATTCGTTCATGTGCCTTACAAAGGGGGAGGGCAACAGATTACGGATGCGCTGGGCGGGCACTTTGAACTCTTGTCTACGAACGTGGCGTCGCGCCAGCTTGAAGCGCTGCACAGGAGAAAACTCAGGGCGCTGGCTGTGGGTGCTCCGCAGCGTTTGCCCGTGTTGCCGCAGGTGCCAACGTTTGCGGAGCTGGGATACGCACAGGCAAATCTGGACTCCTTGTTCGGCCTGTTTGCTCCACCACATACACCCGAGTCTTTGGTCGAACGCGTACATGACGGCGTGGCGCACGCATTGAGAGAGCCATCCATCCGCGAGAAGCTGCTCGCCGCCAACAATCAACCTTTCGATGGTTCCGTCGTAGATTTCTCACGTGAGGTGTTGCAGAAGGCTGAGCGCTAG
- a CDS encoding DNA-3-methyladenine glycosylase I, with protein MPDASNPLDTEGLFTDEVGHARCFWCRASPLYRAYHDHEWGFPVTDERRLFEKLCLEGFQAGLSWITILNKREAFRAAMANFEADDLARFGPAEVERLMGNAAIVRHRGKIESAINNARRVLELRAEFGSLAAYVWRHAPLAARDRPARMTATAVRALTTSAASVALSKDLKKRGFSFVGPTTMYAFMQAMGLVNDHIEGCSARAAAEAARAAFVPPQ; from the coding sequence ATGCCCGACGCCAGCAATCCCCTCGACACCGAAGGCCTGTTCACGGACGAGGTCGGCCATGCGCGCTGCTTCTGGTGCCGCGCGTCGCCCCTCTACCGCGCGTACCACGACCATGAATGGGGCTTTCCCGTGACGGACGAGCGCCGGCTGTTCGAAAAGCTCTGCCTCGAGGGCTTTCAGGCGGGCCTGTCCTGGATCACCATCCTCAACAAGCGCGAGGCCTTTCGCGCCGCGATGGCCAACTTCGAGGCCGACGACCTGGCGCGCTTCGGCCCGGCCGAGGTCGAGCGCCTGATGGGCAATGCGGCCATCGTGCGCCACCGCGGCAAGATCGAGTCGGCCATCAACAACGCGCGCCGTGTGCTGGAGCTGCGCGCCGAGTTCGGCTCGCTCGCCGCCTATGTCTGGCGCCATGCGCCGCTGGCCGCGCGGGACCGGCCCGCGCGCATGACGGCGACGGCCGTGCGTGCGCTCACGACCAGCGCGGCGTCGGTCGCGCTGTCCAAGGACTTGAAGAAGCGCGGCTTCAGCTTTGTCGGGCCCACGACCATGTACGCCTTCATGCAGGCCATGGGCCTGGTCAACGACCATATCGAGGGCTGCAGCGCGCGCGCCGCGGCCGAGGCGGCACGCGCCGCGTTTGTGCCACCCCAATGA
- a CDS encoding DUF1840 domain-containing protein has translation MLYKFKSRATADLIMLEPNGRQLLEIIGKTPDAHGIVTAAQIPAAIAALEAAVRADDAARGPQADDDQETPEDDAAPQHDTVSLRRRAAPFIDMLRRSAAEGHDVVW, from the coding sequence ATGCTCTACAAGTTCAAATCCCGCGCCACCGCCGATCTCATCATGCTCGAGCCCAACGGGCGCCAGCTGCTGGAGATCATCGGCAAGACGCCCGACGCCCACGGCATCGTGACCGCGGCGCAGATACCTGCAGCCATTGCCGCACTCGAGGCCGCCGTGCGCGCCGACGATGCCGCGCGCGGCCCGCAGGCCGACGACGACCAGGAGACGCCCGAGGACGATGCCGCGCCGCAGCACGACACCGTGAGCCTGCGCCGGCGCGCCGCGCCCTTCATCGACATGCTGCGCCGCAGCGCCGCCGAAGGCCACGACGTGGTCTGGTGA
- a CDS encoding class I SAM-dependent methyltransferase, translating to MKHLLGSLETRLARLPVGLAVVLPGGRRVGPAQADLCLQLHDRMALVALAMGEIGNVGAAIVEGRVELQGGMRPLMAAAAALLHHDPARDEQVNWWRRVLLRARSRAQHTRGRDAQHIESHYDLSDDFYALWLDPRRVYSCAYFRSADMTLAQAQEAKLDHICRKLMLRPGERFLDIGAGWGGLLLWAAEHYGVDATGITLSRHQHAHVQRLIEERGLGGRVRMQLLDYRALQVERPFDKIASVGMFEHVGHAQMGQYFATVLRLLRPGGLFMNHGITAGGLDNAAGLGAGMGDFIARYIFPGGELMHVSRALQEMARAGLEMVDTENLRPHYARTLWAWSDALEAQLDDARRILVEQHGAERGEKALRAYRLYLAGCALAFEHGWIALHQMLAVRPTGDVEHGPLRGAQSDYAFNRSYMYNDGASGPAP from the coding sequence ATGAAGCATTTACTGGGATCGTTGGAGACCCGGCTGGCCCGCCTGCCGGTCGGCCTGGCCGTGGTGCTGCCGGGAGGCCGGCGCGTGGGCCCGGCCCAGGCGGATCTGTGCCTGCAGCTGCACGACCGCATGGCCCTCGTGGCCCTGGCCATGGGCGAGATCGGCAATGTGGGCGCGGCCATCGTCGAGGGCCGCGTCGAGCTGCAGGGCGGCATGCGCCCGCTCATGGCGGCGGCCGCGGCCCTGCTGCACCATGACCCGGCGCGCGACGAGCAGGTGAACTGGTGGCGGCGTGTGCTGCTGCGTGCGCGCTCGCGCGCACAGCACACGCGCGGGCGCGACGCCCAGCATATCGAGAGCCACTACGACCTGTCCGACGACTTCTACGCGCTGTGGCTCGATCCGCGGCGCGTCTATTCCTGCGCCTATTTCCGCAGCGCCGACATGACGCTGGCCCAGGCCCAGGAGGCCAAGCTCGACCATATCTGCCGCAAGCTCATGCTGCGCCCCGGCGAGCGCTTTCTGGACATTGGCGCGGGCTGGGGCGGCCTGCTGCTGTGGGCCGCAGAGCATTACGGCGTGGACGCCACCGGCATCACGCTGTCGCGCCACCAGCATGCCCATGTGCAGCGGCTCATCGAGGAGCGCGGCCTGGGCGGTCGGGTGCGCATGCAGCTGCTCGACTACCGCGCGCTGCAGGTCGAGCGGCCCTTCGACAAGATTGCCTCGGTGGGCATGTTCGAGCATGTCGGCCATGCGCAGATGGGGCAATACTTCGCAACCGTGCTCCGGTTGCTGCGCCCCGGTGGCCTGTTCATGAACCATGGCATCACGGCCGGCGGGCTGGACAATGCCGCGGGCCTGGGCGCGGGCATGGGCGACTTCATAGCGCGCTACATCTTCCCCGGCGGGGAGCTCATGCACGTGAGCCGCGCGCTGCAGGAGATGGCGCGTGCCGGGCTGGAGATGGTGGACACGGAAAACCTGCGCCCGCACTACGCGCGCACGCTCTGGGCCTGGTCGGATGCGCTGGAGGCGCAGCTGGACGACGCGCGCCGCATCCTCGTCGAGCAGCATGGGGCCGAGCGCGGCGAGAAGGCCCTGCGCGCCTACCGCCTGTATCTGGCAGGCTGTGCGCTGGCCTTCGAGCATGGCTGGATTGCGCTGCATCAGATGCTGGCCGTGCGCCCCACGGGCGATGTGGAGCATGGGCCGCTGCGGGGCGCACAGTCGGACTATGCTTTCAACCGCAGCTACATGTACAACGACGGGGCCTCGGGGCCTGCGCCCTGA
- a CDS encoding ABC transporter ATP-binding protein, translated as MDSKNIVLSVNGIEVIYNHVILVLKGVSLAVPEGSIVAILGGNGAGKTTTLRAISNLLKAERGEVTKGSIELRGERIENLSPADLVKRGVVQVMEGRHCFAHLTIEENLMTGSYTRTDKAEIARNLEKVYNYFPRLKTRRTSQAAYTSGGEQQMCAIGRALMCNPSIVLLDEPSMGLAPQIVDEVFHIVKDLNSKEKVTFVLAEQNTNMALKYADYGYIMESGRIVMDGPAQELANNEDVKEFYLGVGGGERKSFKDVKSYKRRKRWLA; from the coding sequence ATGGACAGCAAAAACATCGTTCTGAGCGTCAACGGCATCGAGGTCATCTACAACCATGTGATCCTGGTGCTCAAGGGCGTCTCGCTCGCGGTGCCCGAGGGCAGCATCGTCGCCATCCTGGGCGGCAACGGCGCGGGCAAGACGACCACGCTGCGTGCCATCTCCAACCTGCTCAAGGCCGAGCGCGGCGAGGTCACCAAGGGCAGCATCGAACTGCGCGGCGAGCGCATCGAGAACCTCTCGCCCGCGGACCTGGTCAAGCGCGGCGTGGTCCAGGTGATGGAGGGGCGCCACTGCTTCGCCCACCTGACGATCGAGGAGAACCTCATGACCGGCTCCTACACGCGCACCGACAAGGCCGAGATCGCGCGCAACCTGGAGAAGGTCTACAACTACTTCCCGCGCCTGAAGACCCGGCGCACGAGCCAGGCGGCCTACACCTCGGGCGGCGAGCAGCAGATGTGCGCCATCGGCCGCGCGCTGATGTGCAACCCCAGCATCGTGCTGCTCGACGAGCCCTCCATGGGCCTGGCGCCGCAGATCGTCGACGAGGTGTTCCACATCGTCAAGGACCTCAACAGCAAGGAAAAGGTCACCTTCGTGCTCGCCGAGCAGAACACCAACATGGCCCTCAAGTACGCCGACTACGGCTACATCATGGAGAGCGGCCGCATCGTCATGGACGGCCCGGCCCAGGAACTCGCCAACAACGAGGACGTCAAGGAGTTCTACCTCGGAGTCGGCGGCGGCGAGCGCAAGAGCTTCAAGGACGTGAAGAGCTACAAGCGGCGCAAGCGCTGGCTCGCATGA
- a CDS encoding tripartite tricarboxylate transporter substrate-binding protein, producing the protein MKIAFNISLATAAILAAFCASAQTFPAAGKSVTIVVPFSAGGPTDRVARDLAEALRKPLGGATVVIDNAAGAGSTIGVAKVARAQPDGYTLLLTHIGMATIPSLYRKLSFNVLNDFEYLGIVNDVPMTIISRPTLEAKNFKELSAWISQNKEKVNLGHSGLGSAGHLCGLMFQSALQSHMTPVAYKGAAPAITDLIGGQIDLMCDQTTNTTSQIEGKKVKAFAVTTAQRLTMPALKDLPTLQESGLKDFSVSVWHGLYAPKGTPVAVLTRINEALQVAVKDPDFIKKQEGLGAVVVADKRVLPAEHKKFVQSEIDKWGAVIKAANAYAD; encoded by the coding sequence ATGAAAATTGCTTTCAACATTTCCTTGGCCACCGCCGCCATCCTGGCCGCGTTCTGCGCATCGGCCCAGACCTTCCCGGCCGCAGGCAAGTCCGTCACCATCGTCGTGCCGTTCTCGGCCGGTGGCCCCACCGACCGCGTGGCACGTGACCTGGCCGAGGCCCTGCGCAAGCCCCTGGGCGGCGCCACCGTCGTCATCGACAACGCCGCCGGCGCCGGCAGCACCATCGGCGTGGCCAAGGTCGCGCGCGCCCAGCCCGATGGCTACACCCTGCTGCTGACGCACATCGGCATGGCCACCATCCCCTCGCTGTACCGCAAGCTGTCGTTCAACGTGCTGAACGACTTCGAGTACCTGGGCATCGTCAACGATGTGCCCATGACCATCATCTCGCGCCCGACCCTGGAGGCGAAGAACTTCAAGGAGCTGTCGGCCTGGATCTCCCAGAACAAGGAGAAGGTCAACCTGGGCCATTCGGGCCTGGGCTCGGCCGGCCATCTGTGCGGCCTGATGTTCCAGAGCGCGCTGCAGTCGCACATGACGCCCGTGGCCTACAAGGGCGCTGCGCCGGCCATCACCGACCTGATCGGCGGCCAGATCGACCTGATGTGCGACCAGACGACCAACACCACGTCGCAGATCGAGGGCAAGAAGGTCAAGGCCTTTGCCGTCACCACCGCCCAGCGCCTGACCATGCCCGCGCTCAAGGATCTGCCGACGCTGCAGGAGAGCGGCCTCAAGGACTTCAGCGTCTCGGTCTGGCATGGCCTGTACGCGCCCAAGGGGACGCCCGTAGCGGTGCTCACGCGCATCAACGAGGCCCTGCAGGTGGCCGTCAAGGACCCCGATTTCATCAAGAAGCAGGAAGGCCTGGGCGCCGTCGTCGTGGCCGACAAGCGCGTACTGCCGGCCGAACACAAGAAGTTCGTGCAGTCCGAGATCGACAAGTGGGGCGCCGTGATCAAGGCCGCCAACGCCTACGCAGACTGA
- a CDS encoding LysR family transcriptional regulator, translating into MELRHLRYFLAVAEAGHITRAAEHLGIQQPPLSHQIRALEAELGTELFVRHAKGVDLTHAGCQLRAEAMRLMNDFESMTGRMQAFVRGEHGRIEVGFTSSAAAHAFTPEVLRLCRRRYPGIALNVRENNAAEITEALAGGQLHCGFLRLPVSQPEGVVFEPLLDEDAVLAIPKDHRLARARSRPVALKELHGERLVLVRRPGAPGLYANLLALCAQHAVHVELAAEVERMMTNVNLVAAGVGLSIVPESVRGMHPHAVVYRVFEPSVRLSAPLTLAYRRNDCAGPIGGFVALARELAQRHVQRAC; encoded by the coding sequence ATGGAATTGCGCCATCTTCGCTATTTCCTTGCCGTGGCAGAGGCAGGGCACATAACCCGGGCCGCCGAGCACCTGGGAATACAGCAGCCTCCGCTGTCACATCAGATTCGCGCGCTGGAAGCAGAGCTGGGCACAGAACTTTTTGTTCGACATGCCAAGGGTGTGGACCTCACGCATGCGGGTTGTCAGCTGCGTGCCGAAGCCATGCGACTGATGAATGATTTCGAGTCCATGACCGGTCGCATGCAGGCATTCGTGCGTGGTGAGCATGGGCGCATCGAAGTGGGCTTCACGAGTTCGGCGGCGGCCCATGCGTTCACTCCCGAGGTGCTGCGTTTATGTCGTCGGCGCTACCCCGGCATCGCACTGAACGTGCGTGAAAACAATGCCGCAGAAATCACCGAGGCGCTGGCCGGAGGCCAACTGCATTGCGGTTTTTTGCGCTTGCCTGTGTCACAGCCAGAAGGAGTGGTCTTTGAGCCTCTGCTTGACGAAGACGCGGTGCTGGCAATTCCCAAGGACCACAGGTTGGCGCGAGCGCGCTCGCGGCCGGTTGCTCTCAAAGAACTGCACGGTGAGCGCTTGGTGCTGGTCCGTCGGCCCGGCGCGCCGGGGCTCTACGCCAACCTGCTGGCTCTTTGTGCGCAACACGCAGTGCATGTGGAACTTGCCGCCGAGGTGGAGCGGATGATGACCAATGTGAACCTGGTGGCTGCTGGCGTGGGGCTGTCTATCGTACCGGAGTCCGTGCGCGGGATGCATCCACATGCCGTTGTGTATCGCGTGTTTGAGCCCTCGGTGCGCTTAAGCGCACCGCTTACCCTTGCGTATCGGCGGAACGATTGCGCGGGCCCGATAGGCGGGTTTGTCGCCTTGGCGCGTGAGCTTGCGCAGCGACACGTTCAGAGGGCGTGTTGA
- a CDS encoding AMP-binding protein, protein MNPFYDALETRSPEEREAALMAALPQQIAHAQKSSSAFASILAGVDARAVTSRAALAQLPVTRKYELHERQQAQRADNAFGGFATTGFGAAMPRVFASPGPIYEPEGARSDYWRMARALYAAGFRAGELAHNCFSYHFVPAGSMMESGAHALGCTVFPGGTGQTEQQVQAMADLRPAGYIGTPSFLKIILEKAAEMGVELPSLTKALLSAEAFPPSLRDWFAQQGVAGYQCYGTADLGLIAYETSAREGLVLDEGVIVEIVRPGTGDPVPEGEVGELVVTTLNPDYPLIRFGTGDLSAVLPGACPTGRTNTRIKGWLGRADQTTKVRGMFVHPGQVAQVVKRFPQITKARLVVSGEMANDQMVLQVETQETAPGLADLLQDALREVTKLRGEVQMLPPGSLPNDGKVIEDARSYR, encoded by the coding sequence ATGAATCCGTTTTACGACGCGCTGGAAACCCGCAGTCCCGAGGAGCGCGAAGCCGCGCTGATGGCTGCCCTGCCGCAGCAGATTGCGCACGCGCAAAAGTCCAGCAGCGCATTCGCGAGCATCCTGGCCGGCGTCGATGCCCGGGCCGTCACCAGCCGCGCGGCGCTGGCCCAGCTGCCCGTGACACGCAAGTACGAACTGCACGAGCGCCAGCAGGCCCAGCGCGCGGACAACGCCTTCGGCGGCTTTGCGACCACGGGCTTCGGCGCCGCCATGCCGCGCGTGTTCGCCAGCCCCGGTCCGATCTACGAGCCCGAGGGCGCGCGCTCCGACTACTGGCGCATGGCGCGCGCGCTGTACGCCGCGGGTTTTCGCGCGGGCGAGCTCGCGCACAACTGCTTCTCCTACCACTTCGTGCCCGCGGGCTCGATGATGGAAAGCGGCGCCCACGCGCTCGGCTGCACGGTGTTTCCGGGCGGCACGGGCCAGACCGAGCAGCAGGTGCAGGCCATGGCCGACCTCCGGCCCGCGGGCTACATCGGCACGCCGAGCTTTCTGAAGATCATTCTCGAGAAGGCCGCCGAGATGGGCGTCGAGCTCCCCAGCCTGACCAAGGCCCTGCTCTCGGCCGAGGCCTTCCCGCCCTCGCTGCGCGACTGGTTCGCCCAGCAGGGCGTCGCCGGCTACCAGTGCTATGGCACGGCCGACCTGGGCCTGATCGCCTACGAGACCAGCGCACGCGAGGGACTGGTGCTCGACGAGGGCGTGATCGTGGAGATCGTGCGCCCCGGCACGGGCGACCCCGTGCCCGAGGGCGAGGTCGGCGAACTGGTGGTCACCACGCTCAACCCCGACTACCCGCTGATCCGCTTCGGCACCGGCGACCTCTCGGCCGTGCTGCCCGGCGCCTGCCCCACGGGGCGCACCAACACCCGCATCAAGGGCTGGCTGGGGCGCGCCGACCAGACCACCAAGGTGCGCGGCATGTTCGTGCACCCGGGTCAGGTGGCGCAGGTCGTCAAGCGCTTCCCGCAGATCACCAAGGCCCGCCTGGTGGTCAGCGGCGAGATGGCCAATGACCAGATGGTGTTGCAGGTCGAGACCCAGGAGACCGCGCCCGGCCTGGCCGATCTGCTGCAGGATGCGCTGCGCGAGGTCACCAAGCTGCGCGGCGAGGTGCAGATGCTGCCCCCGGGCAGCCTGCCCAACGACGGCAAGGTGATCGAGGACGCACGCAGCTATCGCTGA